Proteins co-encoded in one Rhodococcus sp. PAMC28707 genomic window:
- the gyrB gene encoding DNA topoisomerase (ATP-hydrolyzing) subunit B, translating into MTAQKSGKSDNKDYGASSITVLEGLEAVRKRPGMYIGSTGERGLHHLIWEVVDNSVDEAMAGYASTVNVTIHEDGSVEVEDDGRGIPVGMHSSGVPTVEVVMTQLHAGGKFDSDSYAVSGGLHGVGISVVNALSTKVELQIARDGHRYTQTYDYAKPGPLETVGETEETGTKVRFWADDKIFETLDFNFETVHRRLQEMAFLNKGLTINFADERIAVAEVTEDELGETALAPKSATEEQAEAAVVKPPKARKRTYQYPDGLVDFVKHINAKKTPIHTSVVGFTGKGTGHEVEVAMQWNAGYSESVHTFANTINTHEGGTHEEGFRTALTATVNKYAKEKKLIKEKDGNLTGDDIREGLAAVLSVRVSEPQFEGQTKTKLGNTEVRSFVLKACNEHLSHWFESNPADAKTIINKAVSSAQARMAARKAREMVRRKSATDIGGLPGKLADCRSNDPSKSEIYIVEGDSAGGSAKSGRDSMFQAILPLRGKIINVEKARIDRVLKNNEVQAIITAFGTGIHDEFDITKLRYHKIVLMADADVDGQHISTLLMTLLFRFMRPLIEHGHVYLAMPPLYKLKWSRGEPDFAYSDSERDGLLEAGIANKRKINIEDGVQRYKGLGEMNPKELWETTMDPSVRVLRLITLDDAAAADELFSVLMGEDVPARRSFIARNAKDVRFLDV; encoded by the coding sequence GTGACTGCCCAAAAGTCAGGTAAAAGCGATAACAAGGATTACGGCGCTTCGTCCATCACGGTCCTCGAGGGGCTCGAAGCAGTACGTAAGAGACCAGGTATGTACATCGGCTCGACCGGTGAGCGAGGTCTGCACCACCTGATTTGGGAGGTTGTCGACAACTCGGTCGACGAGGCGATGGCTGGCTATGCCTCGACCGTGAACGTCACGATTCACGAAGACGGCAGCGTCGAGGTCGAGGATGACGGTCGAGGTATTCCAGTCGGCATGCACTCCTCCGGTGTTCCCACCGTCGAGGTCGTCATGACTCAGTTGCACGCGGGTGGCAAGTTCGATTCGGACTCGTACGCGGTTTCCGGTGGTCTACACGGCGTCGGTATCTCTGTGGTGAACGCGCTGTCCACGAAGGTCGAATTGCAGATCGCACGTGACGGACATCGCTATACCCAGACGTACGACTATGCGAAGCCCGGCCCACTCGAGACCGTGGGAGAAACCGAAGAGACCGGAACAAAGGTTCGCTTCTGGGCTGACGACAAGATTTTCGAGACCCTCGATTTCAACTTCGAGACCGTGCATCGCCGTCTGCAGGAAATGGCGTTCCTCAACAAGGGTCTGACCATCAACTTCGCCGACGAGCGCATTGCCGTCGCCGAGGTAACCGAAGACGAGTTGGGCGAAACTGCGCTGGCACCGAAGTCTGCTACCGAGGAACAGGCCGAAGCCGCTGTTGTCAAGCCCCCGAAGGCACGGAAACGGACGTATCAATACCCGGATGGCCTGGTCGACTTCGTCAAGCACATCAATGCGAAGAAGACCCCGATCCATACCTCCGTCGTCGGATTCACCGGTAAGGGCACGGGCCACGAGGTCGAGGTCGCGATGCAGTGGAACGCCGGTTACTCCGAGTCGGTTCACACCTTCGCCAACACCATCAACACGCATGAGGGTGGAACCCACGAAGAAGGTTTTCGCACGGCGTTGACGGCGACGGTGAACAAGTACGCCAAAGAAAAGAAGCTCATCAAGGAGAAGGACGGGAATCTCACCGGCGACGACATCCGTGAGGGATTGGCCGCTGTCCTCTCGGTTCGCGTATCCGAGCCGCAGTTCGAGGGCCAGACGAAGACCAAACTCGGCAACACCGAGGTCCGCTCGTTCGTTCTCAAGGCCTGCAACGAGCATCTCTCGCACTGGTTCGAATCGAACCCGGCCGACGCCAAGACGATCATCAACAAGGCTGTGTCTTCGGCGCAGGCTCGTATGGCTGCGCGTAAGGCGCGAGAAATGGTGCGGCGCAAGAGCGCAACCGATATCGGTGGACTACCGGGCAAGCTAGCCGACTGCCGTTCCAACGACCCCAGCAAGTCCGAAATCTACATCGTGGAGGGCGACTCCGCCGGTGGCTCGGCCAAGTCCGGCCGGGACTCGATGTTCCAGGCGATCCTGCCGCTTCGCGGAAAGATCATCAACGTCGAAAAAGCTCGTATCGACCGCGTGCTCAAGAACAACGAAGTCCAGGCGATCATCACCGCCTTCGGCACCGGTATCCACGACGAGTTCGACATCACCAAGCTGCGGTACCACAAGATCGTGCTGATGGCCGACGCCGACGTCGACGGCCAGCACATCTCCACGCTGCTGATGACATTGCTGTTCCGTTTCATGCGGCCCCTGATCGAGCATGGCCACGTCTACCTCGCGATGCCTCCGCTGTACAAACTCAAGTGGAGCCGCGGCGAACCCGATTTTGCCTACTCCGACTCTGAGCGAGACGGCTTGCTCGAGGCAGGTATAGCCAACAAGCGCAAGATCAACATCGAGGACGGTGTACAGCGCTACAAAGGTCTCGGTGAGATGAATCCCAAGGAATTGTGGGAAACGACGATGGATCCGTCGGTGCGCGTCTTGCGTTTGATCACTCTCGACGACGCGGCAGCTGCAGACGAACTCTTCAGCGTATTGATGGGCGAGGACGTGCCCGCTCGTCGTAGTTTCATCGCCCGCAACGCCAAAGATGTTCGCTTTCTTGACGTTTAG